Within Channa argus isolate prfri chromosome 4, Channa argus male v1.0, whole genome shotgun sequence, the genomic segment AAACCTGCACCACTGAGACGAATGTTCACCTACtaaacaaataaaccaaaatcaAATTAATCAAACTATTTATGTacttcaagctgaaaaatgcctccagatgacatcacgtgggggaaccttcagttcagttGATGCCTTCTTGTTGGttacactatggagtttgtaatcatggtcaacctgcttttcaagagctcctccagatgacatcatctctactccaaatgatgaaaaaccctTCTGGGTGATGTCAGCTGGAGGAGtatttcagctaaaagcagagaaatatttgaatatgaGCAAgttagagggaagtttaaaaggatccatgtacatttacactgtaaactaaagccatagaaagcaagtttaATACCCTCAGTAAAAGAAAGGAGACCAGCGTGGTACAGATTTCATGAGTCACAGGTTATGAAACCTTCACAGAACTGCGCTCCAACTGAAGTCAGTCCCGAGTGTGATCAGAATCCATCGAGTTGACAAAGACGGTGACACGTAGAGAACTGAAAGACAACGGTCTTTTTCCTGACATGTGGACGTGTGATGAAGTAGTGAGAGACGCTTTGGAAAAGCTTCTTTTGTACGACTGCAGGGAAAAACTCTTTAGGATGCAGAGTGAATCGTGGCTGTGCTCTGTGAGACGTGAGCACAGTTTTTAAGTAAGGCCTCCAGCTTTGGCCTGTTTGAATGTGAACAGGGACACAAATGTTGTACTTATGGCCTGTGTGCAGCTTCACTCTGAGTGTACTGGGACTTAAATACTGTGAACGTGCTGGTGCAGAATGTGATGTGATGTCTGCATCGCTGCTGGCAAAAATGCTAAGACGGAGCAAGTAGAAAAGTTGGACTCAAGATTTACACACAATAAGCCTAATGTCCGTGTGCAAAAGTACTGCAAACGCCAAGTTATACTCTCAGCATCCGTGTGTCTGTTACAGTCGGGATGGACTCTCTGCAGATGTGTTCATGGAGCCTTCAGCACACGTCTGGTTTGTGTTTCGCTGCTGTCAATCGCATCCTTCAGCTGGAACTTGTCGCTCATGAATGTTCAGCGCTCCATCGTTTGCTCAGGCAGTCAATGATCTGAGCTGTGGTGTCCACATGGATGCAGCACGTGCACAGCGGCCTGTGTGTTAATAGCCACAGTTTTCCTTATTCATGAGGTGGTTTCGTCTGAGTTCTGAGCGATGATGTCAGAGCTGGAAACGGCTGAACATCTGGGACAGTTTTAACCAGGTTAAACCACAACTTTTAGTGGGTTTTAGTGCAAACGCTGATCAATGTGCTGCTACCACACTACATGAATTTCATGATATCACAGGCTGATAGGCTCAGACTCTGTCCTCCAGTGTCTTCTTATTGTTGGGACCTTTTAAGGTTCCTGTTTCTTGtcttgtggagcaggaagttaCTAGCTTTAATGTGGCTGAAGTAACAAAAGCTTAATAAGAAACTGAATGTTTCAGAATGAAGATCAGACTCTGGTCCCTGATCCTGGTGTTGGGATGTTGTATTTATCTGTGAGAGGAGGGTttctgtagacacacacacacacacacacacacattcagagggGAACAGACCAGCCCATTGATTGGCTTTCGTGCTGTTGCTATGGGAGTTTAAGCTGCTCCTCCATTGGTCTGACTCTGGACCAGAGCCGAGCGCCGGCTGCCTGTCAGCATCCCGCcgttgtcatggcaacaagcagggaggaggagagcgctgttgttgttgttgttgttgttgtttctgaatTGGACAGTAGAAGATGAAACAAAGGATGATCTGTCTGCAAACCTGGAAGCTGCATCCTCCTAATCCTCTCACAGATGATCATTATGACTGTGACatgtttggataaaaatgtagaaagtctgtgtgactgtgtgtgtgtgtgtgtgttcactgcacATTTCATTCTCTTCCCTCTGACTGTGCCTCAAACTCCAACACCTGAATCAGCTATTTGTGCTTAAGgattctgctgttgtgttgtgATGTGAGCAGTGATGACAGGAGATAAGTGCAGTCAAAAAACATAATGATTTCACTTCCTCCTCTCACTGTTACGtcataatgtgtaaataaagacGTCTCCAgtttttttgagttttaaaactatgaacaagaaaacattttctctctttatggACTGGACTCACCTCACCACTggcctttttttaaaccaccTTCCCTGCAGGAAAGTGAGACTGACGTCATGTTTACCTGCTGCGCTCTGCCTGTGTGACTTCACCGCAAACATGGCTGTGTTTATGTGAGGACGGTACTCAGGAGGACGGAGGATGTTGACATGGAGAGGGACGAGTCCAGATGGTGGTTTAGGCAACACTGTTTCAGAACAGAAAGTTGACACCAGAGAAAATCTAGAGGTCAAATGTCAAgctcagagcagcagcagaaggaaTTAGGATTTTTCCTTGTACCCTGTTGAATTCATTTTTATCCGCTCCTTCAGGACTCGACCCCAGGGGGACGTAATTAATTACTGAGGGAAGAACGTGGTGGAGTGGCATCTAGGTCAGCTGCGGAAAGAGGAGAAGACATGGGGCAATGCAAAAGGCAAGGAAGGATGTAGGTAACAAAGAAAGAGCGGGAAGGAGAAGAGGTAGTGGGAATACTCACCATGGTGGCCTCTGGTGGCTGGCTGTGTCGGTGACACGGCGCGCTGCAGATTTCTAAGCTATTTTATTAATGGGCTATCGGTTTGGATCAGGGTGGTGCAGCACTTTTAACCCGTAGGTTACACACTAAGGTTACAGTTCAGACATGTTTCCTCCTTCATCTTCTCCCTTCATAAAGTGTTaatcctcctctctctcctttcttctgTTCCCAGGtgaagctgtgcagctggccggTGCTCCATAACCTCCCCGGTCCCTCTCCACCTACCTAATCACCGCTCATCCTCgccctccttcttctcctccagtTCGTCATGGCGACCACGCTGGAGACTCTTCTTGCTCAGCCGGACCAGGAGCTGGGCCCCGAGCGGCTGAATGGCTGCGAGCACACCGGCAGCCCCTACAAGGTGGTTCCCTCCGTCGTCTGCTCCATGTGCTGCCTCTTCGGCATCATTTACTGCTTCTTCGGTGAGTGGAATTGCAAAAGTTTGACCCCCTCACAGATCAGGGCATCAGAATTTTATGTCTTTAACGTTTCACTCATCTCCTGCAGGCTATCGCTGCTTCAAAGCGGTGATGTTCCTGACCGGCCTGATGTTTGGGTCCGTCGTCATCTTCATGCTCTGCTACAAGGAGCGCGTGCTGGACACCCAGCTGAGCGTGGAGGCCTCGGTGGGTATCGGCCTGGGCATCGGCACACTCTGTGGCCTGGTCACCATGCTGGTTCGCAGCGTGGGCCTCTTCATGGTGGGGCTGCTGCTGGGCCTGCTGGTAGCCGTTGCCACCCTAGTGGGCATGGAGGAGCTTTCCAACAGCCCGCCACGCTCTGTCTGGGTGCCTCTGGGCGTGCTGCTTGGCCTGGGCATGCTGTTCGCAGTGCTCACCCTGCAGTGGCAGCGCCTCTTCACCACGCTGTCCACGGCGATGTTTGGTGCAGCCGTCATCGCCGTGGCATTGGACTACTTTGTGGAGCTCTTCGCCCTCGTGCTCTACATGTACGAGCGAATGAAGGCGGCTCCTGCCAAGCCGGTGTGCTGGCTGACATGGGTGGTGCTCGGAGTGTGGCCCGCCCTCACGCTGCTGGGTGTGGTGGTGCAGTGGAAGGTGACCGCTGGGGGATACTCCCACACCAAGGGTGAGTAATTCTGTGTGTCTTAAACCACCGCGgtgtaacatttacatttgcgtGGACTGAAAAAAATGCCTCTGTCCCCCACAGTGATCATTAGCCGGCAGCAGAGGAGGATGCAGGTGATGCGGATTCGTCAGCGAGACGACCGGTACCgcaacaagaagaagaagaagcagcacgTCTCCTCTCACCATCACCACCAGGCCAAGCAGCTCCACCCAGAGCCCGCCTACCGCCGCAAACCCAACCCCATCCGCCGCTACGACACCGACGTCCTCTCGCCGGTGAGACACAGTTTTGGGTTGGGTCACATTTCTGTTCCCATTTGCTGCCACAACCATTACAGTGTCTGTTCTACTTTCGATTAATAGATTCCTGCAGAATTATTCAGATTTTACTTAATATCTGTCTCTTTCACGTCCAGAGCTACATCCAGAGTTTTCGAGACCGGCAGGTGCAGGCGCAGCCCTTCCCGGGCCGGCTGGTTGGTGGTCCCCACGCCGTGGTGGACATGGGCTACGACTGCAGCTCCACAACACCCctcactgcagcagcaggacCTTCACTGCGGGTCTGATGTGTCCCTCACCTCCCAGAGAACTGAACACAGCACTCAACCAGAAGTCACTACCCCACCTGGGCGTCCTCACGTCTTTGCTACAACAAACCACCACTGGGTTTAAACACAGTTTGGGTTTATTCACACCCCACGATAAGGGCTGGATTTACCCACAATGCAAACACGTTTAGCCCTTTATAAATTCTAAAGCTACTGTCTCCTGGTGGCTCAATGCTGGAGCAACCGATATGGTGCAGAGGCTCCTTTAGCCTCTTTTCACTGTCTTTCAGTAGATACTAATGCATGCATGCACCTACACTACCTGTATGTCACCATCTCAAGTCAAACCAGATCAGGGATCGGAGTTTCAGCCTCAGGTTCTTACACAGGCATCGTATGAAAAATCCGGCGTCCATCAGTTATTTCTACAGCTGACGTGGTTTTTCAGCCGATGCTGCAGAAGCAACAAGTTCCTCGGCCTGTAGGCCTTTTAAAGTCCAACAAGGATCATCTACAAAAAGGGAAGTAAGGGCCCTAATGCAAACCGGGATTTTTAATTTGCTCTCTGTGCCATGTGGACTACAGACGTCCTCCTTTAAATGGGGACAGACGTGTTTAAAGGGTGGAAGCCCTTTGTCACCTTTGGTGCTTGACGCTTCTCTACTTGAAGCGTCAAACTGCTCTCTGGAGGCTGGGAATCGGTTTAAACGGGTGCCTTGCCCCTGCTTGGACTGTACCATTTAGAATCAGGGGGGTTACTGGCAGATCTCCCATCGATGGCTCATCTTTGCATTAAATGTGATCACAGAGGGATGTTTGGGAGGGACGGGGGTGTGATTGAGCTACAACAAGCAGAGTAAAAAACACGGCAGTTGGCCGCACAGATGCTTGGATCTACGAGGAGGACTCGCTTTTAGAAAGCCATATTTACCCTGACACCTCTGTCACGTTTCAGACGTGAGGAATCACTGCAGAACAAACTACTGCTGCACTTTGTATCATTGGCCATAACCACCATTTGCTGCGGCAGAGCAGACgtaaaaaaatcaatgtttgtcttttcacaGACGTCTCCCCCTCCAGGAGTTTGTAATGTTGCTAACGGTTAATGCATGTTCTAACAAGCTCAGTCAGAGCGGAGCTACATCTCACAAAGCTCACCTCCTTGTTCTTCGTTGTTAGCATGCAAACACTTAAACATGCAGAGCAGCTCAACCCACAGACATCACAAGATGTTTCACCCAGatttactgcagctgctgaaagaGCCTCTTTAGTTTCTATTGAATTATACAAAAAATGCAACTAGTGTTTACAATTTCTTCTGGCTCCTGCACTTGATAACATGGCAACATCTGCCATGAAATCAGAGATTTTAGCCTGCAACAGCCCCCCCAAAAAGC encodes:
- the tmem198ab gene encoding transmembrane protein 198-B; protein product: MATTLETLLAQPDQELGPERLNGCEHTGSPYKVVPSVVCSMCCLFGIIYCFFGYRCFKAVMFLTGLMFGSVVIFMLCYKERVLDTQLSVEASVGIGLGIGTLCGLVTMLVRSVGLFMVGLLLGLLVAVATLVGMEELSNSPPRSVWVPLGVLLGLGMLFAVLTLQWQRLFTTLSTAMFGAAVIAVALDYFVELFALVLYMYERMKAAPAKPVCWLTWVVLGVWPALTLLGVVVQWKVTAGGYSHTKVIISRQQRRMQVMRIRQRDDRYRNKKKKKQHVSSHHHHQAKQLHPEPAYRRKPNPIRRYDTDVLSPSYIQSFRDRQVQAQPFPGRLVGGPHAVVDMGYDCSSTTPLTAAAGPSLRV